The Streptomyces sp. NBC_01689 genome includes a window with the following:
- a CDS encoding branched-chain amino acid ABC transporter permease, which yields MSTFAELLLNGVSLGSVYALIALGFVVIFRATEVVNFAHASLLLAGGYITASLHDDIGFWPALLVGIAGAALVGAAVEFLVMRRYRGTDHSVLAIVTIGVDILLTTELTRRIGTNVLSPGDPWGDAVLTVGPVSLAHTRIAAFAAATLLITAFLLAFRYTSWGVAMRAAAESPETAALMGVRLRRVSLGAWAVAGGLAAVAALFLTVFPTPGLERATSLAALKAFPAAILGGLDSTTGALVGGLLVGVTESLATGYQSDLSFLGRGLGDLAPYVVMVAILLIRPAGLFGTKELARV from the coding sequence ATGAGCACGTTCGCCGAGCTCCTCCTCAACGGAGTCTCGCTGGGCTCCGTCTACGCCCTGATCGCCCTCGGCTTCGTCGTGATCTTCCGGGCCACCGAGGTCGTCAACTTCGCCCATGCCTCACTGCTCCTCGCCGGCGGCTACATCACCGCGTCCCTCCACGACGACATCGGCTTCTGGCCCGCGCTGCTCGTCGGCATCGCCGGCGCCGCGCTGGTCGGCGCCGCCGTCGAGTTCCTGGTGATGCGCCGCTACCGGGGCACCGACCACAGTGTCCTCGCCATCGTCACCATCGGCGTCGACATCCTGCTCACCACGGAACTGACCCGCCGCATCGGCACGAACGTCCTGAGCCCCGGCGACCCGTGGGGGGACGCCGTGCTCACCGTCGGGCCGGTCTCCCTCGCGCACACCCGGATCGCCGCGTTCGCCGCCGCGACCCTGCTCATCACGGCGTTCCTGCTGGCCTTCCGCTACACGTCCTGGGGCGTGGCGATGCGCGCGGCCGCCGAGAGCCCCGAGACCGCGGCCCTGATGGGCGTGCGGCTGCGCCGGGTGTCGCTCGGCGCCTGGGCGGTCGCCGGGGGACTGGCCGCGGTCGCGGCGCTGTTCCTCACCGTCTTCCCGACGCCCGGACTGGAACGTGCCACCTCCCTCGCCGCGCTCAAGGCGTTCCCCGCGGCGATCCTCGGCGGCCTCGACTCGACGACGGGCGCGCTCGTGGGCGGCCTGCTCGTCGGCGTCACCGAGTCCCTCGCCACCGGCTACCAGAGCGATCTCAGCTTCCTCGGGCGCGGTCTCGGAGACCTCGCGCCCTATGTGGTGATGGTCGCGATCCTGCTCATCCGGCCCGCCGGGCTGTTCGGTACGAAGGAGCTCGCCCGTGTCTGA
- a CDS encoding ABC transporter ATP-binding protein, which yields MGGSALLVRNLSVGYGPVRALRQVSLDVPEGAVVTVLGGNGAGKSTLLRAVSRTLSFHAGAVTAGSVSLGGRPLDRLPPDRVVAAGVSQVPEGRRVFARMTVADNLRAGALGATGGRADRARALRRVHDLFPVLAERAQQRAGLLSGGEQQMLAVGRALMGAPRVLLLDEPSLGLAPLMAARIAETVREINEQGTSVLLVEQNAALALRLATHAYVLEVGEVTLSGPAAELAASDEVRRRYLGVVDEDAAADASRARGALPALPRWKG from the coding sequence ATGGGCGGTTCCGCTCTCCTCGTACGGAACCTGTCGGTCGGATACGGACCCGTGCGCGCGCTGCGCCAGGTGTCGCTGGACGTTCCGGAGGGCGCCGTGGTCACGGTCCTGGGCGGCAACGGCGCGGGCAAGTCGACGCTGCTGCGCGCGGTGTCCCGCACGCTCTCCTTCCACGCGGGAGCGGTGACCGCGGGCTCCGTCAGCCTGGGCGGGCGTCCCCTCGACCGGCTGCCGCCGGACCGGGTGGTCGCCGCAGGAGTGTCCCAAGTGCCGGAAGGCAGAAGGGTGTTCGCCCGGATGACGGTCGCCGACAACCTACGGGCCGGAGCGCTCGGTGCCACCGGCGGCCGGGCCGACCGGGCCCGGGCGCTGCGTCGCGTGCACGACCTGTTCCCCGTGCTGGCCGAGCGCGCCCAGCAGCGCGCCGGACTGCTGTCCGGCGGCGAGCAGCAGATGCTCGCGGTCGGCCGGGCGCTCATGGGCGCCCCGAGGGTGCTGCTCCTCGACGAGCCCTCGCTGGGACTCGCCCCGCTGATGGCCGCCCGGATCGCCGAGACCGTGCGGGAGATCAACGAGCAGGGGACCTCCGTCCTCCTCGTCGAGCAGAACGCGGCCCTCGCCCTGCGGCTCGCCACCCACGCCTACGTCCTGGAGGTGGGGGAGGTGACGCTCTCCGGTCCCGCCGCCGAGCTGGCCGCCTCCGACGAGGTGCGCCGCCGCTACCTCGGTGTGGTGGACGAGGACGCCGCGGCCGACGCGTCACGCGCGCGCGGCGCGCTGCCGGCCCTGCCGCGCTGGAAGGGATGA
- a CDS encoding acyl-CoA dehydrogenase family protein, whose amino-acid sequence MARLAQTAGLTDVQQEILSTVRDFVDKEIIPVATELEHRDEYPQQIVDGLKELGLFGLMIPEEYGGLGESLLTYALCVEEIARGWMSVSGIINTHFIVAYMLKQHGTQEQKDHFLPRMALGEVRGAFSMSEPALGSDVSAISSKAVRDGDEYVLNGQKMWLTNGGSSTLVAVLVRSDEGHPEGTAPHKSMTTFLVEKEPGFGEVRPGLTIPGKIDKMGYKGVDTTELIMDGLRVPADRVLGGSTGRGFYQMMDGVEVGRVNVAARGCGVAQRAFELGVSYAQQRHTFGKPIAQHQAIQFKLAEMATKVEAAHAMMVNAARKKDSGERNDLEAGMAKYLASEYCKEVVEDAFRIHGGYGFSKEYEIERLYREAPMLLIGEGTAEIQKMIIGRRLLEEYRLQG is encoded by the coding sequence ATGGCGCGACTCGCCCAGACCGCCGGTCTGACCGACGTCCAGCAGGAGATCCTCTCCACGGTCCGCGACTTCGTGGACAAGGAGATCATCCCGGTCGCCACCGAGCTGGAGCACCGCGACGAGTACCCGCAGCAGATCGTCGACGGCCTGAAGGAACTGGGCCTGTTCGGCCTGATGATCCCCGAGGAGTACGGGGGCCTCGGGGAGTCGCTCCTCACCTACGCGCTGTGCGTCGAGGAGATCGCCCGCGGCTGGATGTCGGTCTCCGGCATCATCAACACGCACTTCATCGTGGCGTACATGCTCAAGCAGCACGGCACCCAGGAGCAGAAGGACCACTTCCTGCCCCGGATGGCGCTGGGCGAGGTGCGGGGCGCGTTCTCGATGTCGGAGCCGGCGCTCGGCTCGGACGTGTCGGCGATCTCGTCCAAGGCGGTCCGGGACGGCGACGAGTACGTCCTGAACGGTCAGAAGATGTGGCTGACCAACGGCGGCTCGTCGACGCTGGTGGCCGTGCTCGTGCGCAGCGACGAGGGCCACCCGGAGGGCACCGCGCCGCACAAGTCGATGACGACCTTCCTGGTGGAGAAGGAGCCCGGCTTCGGCGAGGTGCGTCCCGGGCTCACCATCCCCGGGAAGATCGACAAGATGGGCTACAAGGGCGTCGACACCACCGAGCTCATCATGGACGGACTGCGAGTTCCGGCCGATCGGGTGCTCGGCGGGTCCACGGGCCGAGGGTTTTACCAAATGATGGACGGAGTCGAGGTCGGTCGCGTGAACGTGGCGGCCCGTGGCTGCGGCGTCGCTCAGCGTGCCTTCGAACTGGGCGTCTCGTATGCCCAGCAGCGTCACACTTTCGGCAAGCCCATCGCCCAGCACCAGGCCATCCAGTTCAAGCTGGCGGAGATGGCCACCAAGGTCGAGGCGGCCCATGCGATGATGGTGAACGCGGCCCGCAAAAAGGACTCCGGGGAACGAAACGACCTCGAAGCGGGCATGGCGAAGTACCTGGCGTCCGAATACTGCAAGGAAGTCGTCGAGGACGCCTTCCGGATCCACGGCGGCTACGGCTTCTCGAAGGAGTACGAGATCGAGCGTCTCTACCGGGAGGCGCCGATGCTGCTGATCGGCGAAGGCACCGCCGAGATCCAGAAAATGATCATCGGCCGCCGACTGCTCGAAGAGTATCGACTCCAGGGCTAG
- a CDS encoding phosphatidylserine decarboxylase, which translates to MPHSQTSAPRDSLVGVRLARGASPWLLPTVATAALSLARSRRSGAAKAVAVPATALAAGMLWFFRDPEREIAQGRVISPADGVVQSIMPWKDGRTRVAIFMSPLNVHVNRAPLSGTVTSVEHIPGGFVPAFNKESENNERVVWHFDTELGDIEMIQIAGAVARRIVPYVPRGTKVEQGERIGLIRFGSRVDIYLPEGVEVDVEVGQKTVAGVTRIDRD; encoded by the coding sequence ATGCCCCACAGCCAAACCTCTGCACCTCGCGACAGCCTGGTCGGCGTACGCCTTGCGCGCGGAGCATCGCCGTGGCTTCTCCCGACCGTTGCCACCGCAGCACTCAGCCTGGCCCGCTCGCGCCGCTCCGGCGCCGCCAAGGCCGTGGCCGTACCCGCCACCGCGCTCGCGGCGGGCATGCTGTGGTTCTTCCGCGACCCCGAGCGTGAGATCGCCCAGGGCCGTGTCATCTCGCCCGCCGACGGTGTGGTGCAGAGCATCATGCCCTGGAAGGACGGGCGCACCCGCGTCGCGATCTTCATGAGCCCGCTCAACGTGCATGTCAACCGTGCGCCGCTCTCCGGCACGGTGACCTCGGTCGAGCACATCCCCGGTGGGTTCGTTCCGGCGTTCAACAAGGAGAGCGAGAACAACGAGCGTGTCGTCTGGCACTTCGACACCGAGCTCGGCGACATCGAGATGATCCAGATCGCCGGAGCCGTCGCCCGTCGTATCGTTCCTTATGTACCCCGGGGCACGAAGGTCGAGCAGGGCGAGCGGATCGGCCTGATCCGTTTCGGCTCGCGTGTCGACATCTACCTCCCCGAGGGCGTCGAGGTCGATGTGGAAGTCGGTCAGAAGACCGTGGCTGGGGTGACTCGAATTGACCGTGATTGA
- a CDS encoding MaoC family dehydratase has product MQFGRTYEEFEVGAVYKHWPGKTVTEYDDHLFCLLTMNHHPLHLDTNYAERTTDFGRNVVVGNYVYSLLLGMSVPDVSGKAIANLEIESLRHVAPTFHGDTIYGETTVLDKTPSRSKSDRGIVHVETKGYKQDGTLVCVFRRKVMVPTETYIKERGGEQPGRPEPTAPAEKKTEK; this is encoded by the coding sequence ATGCAGTTCGGACGCACGTACGAAGAGTTCGAGGTCGGTGCGGTCTACAAGCACTGGCCCGGCAAGACGGTCACCGAGTACGACGACCATCTCTTCTGCCTTCTGACCATGAACCACCACCCCCTCCACCTGGACACGAACTACGCGGAGCGGACGACGGACTTCGGCCGCAACGTCGTCGTGGGGAACTACGTCTACTCGCTGCTGCTCGGCATGTCGGTCCCCGACGTGTCCGGGAAGGCGATCGCGAACCTGGAGATCGAGTCGCTCCGGCATGTGGCGCCGACCTTCCACGGCGACACGATCTACGGCGAGACGACCGTCCTGGACAAGACGCCCTCCCGGTCGAAGAGCGACCGCGGGATCGTCCATGTCGAGACCAAGGGCTACAAGCAGGACGGCACGCTCGTCTGCGTGTTCCGCCGCAAGGTGATGGTCCCCACCGAGACGTACATCAAGGAGCGCGGCGGCGAGCAGCCGGGCCGCCCGGAGCCGACCGCCCCCGCGGAGAAGAAGACGGAGAAGTAG
- a CDS encoding ABC transporter substrate-binding protein, with translation MTMRMARRPGAPAAKAVAGALAVLLVLAGCSSKAKDDKEAAGGVKTGEGVSGKTVTLGVLTDMTGVYATLGKSVTQAQQLYVKQTNAAGGVCGYRLALTVRDHGYDPQKAVSGYTELEPKVLGFTQFIGSPFVAAVKQRVDGRDKGLVLPQAWSANLLGSPYIRVIGSTYDIETINALDFLMKEKGLKKGDKVGHVYFEGDYGENALAGSKYMAEKSGLTVVEQKIKPTDNDMTGQVAALKQAGVKAIVISAGPRQAASLVGVAAAGRFDVPIIGNNSAFAPQLLATQAGPALMKNYWVASPSLPIGADTPQAKKLVADYKAAYPKDSLDNGVVAGWTAALAFGEALKKACAGKDLTREGVDKALLTINAFDPGFGITQDFTDPEAPSSKESVILQPDKNAVGGMKVVRPAAASAVAEGYTPGG, from the coding sequence ATGACCATGCGCATGGCACGGAGGCCGGGGGCACCCGCGGCGAAGGCGGTCGCGGGCGCGCTCGCGGTCCTGCTCGTCCTGGCCGGATGCAGTTCCAAGGCCAAGGACGACAAGGAGGCGGCGGGTGGCGTCAAGACCGGTGAGGGCGTCTCCGGGAAGACCGTCACGCTCGGCGTGCTCACCGACATGACGGGCGTCTACGCGACCCTCGGCAAGAGTGTCACGCAGGCCCAGCAGCTCTATGTGAAGCAGACCAACGCGGCCGGCGGTGTGTGCGGCTACCGGCTGGCGCTCACCGTCCGCGACCACGGCTACGACCCGCAGAAGGCGGTCTCCGGATACACCGAGCTGGAGCCCAAGGTGCTCGGGTTCACCCAGTTCATCGGCTCGCCGTTCGTGGCCGCCGTCAAGCAGCGCGTGGACGGCCGGGACAAGGGCCTGGTGCTGCCCCAGGCCTGGTCGGCCAACCTGCTCGGCAGCCCGTACATCCGGGTCATCGGCTCCACGTACGACATCGAGACGATCAACGCCCTCGACTTCCTGATGAAGGAGAAGGGCCTGAAGAAGGGCGACAAGGTCGGCCACGTGTACTTCGAGGGCGACTACGGCGAGAACGCCCTGGCCGGTTCGAAGTACATGGCCGAGAAGTCCGGGCTCACCGTCGTCGAGCAGAAGATCAAACCGACCGACAACGACATGACCGGCCAGGTCGCCGCGCTGAAGCAGGCCGGGGTGAAGGCGATCGTGATCAGCGCGGGCCCGCGCCAGGCCGCCTCGCTCGTCGGGGTCGCGGCTGCGGGCAGGTTCGACGTGCCGATCATCGGGAACAACTCGGCCTTCGCGCCGCAGCTGCTCGCCACCCAGGCGGGCCCCGCCCTGATGAAGAACTACTGGGTCGCCTCGCCCTCGCTGCCCATCGGCGCGGACACCCCGCAGGCCAAGAAGCTGGTCGCGGACTACAAGGCCGCCTACCCGAAGGACTCCCTGGACAACGGTGTGGTGGCCGGCTGGACCGCCGCCCTCGCGTTCGGCGAGGCCCTCAAGAAGGCCTGCGCCGGGAAGGACCTCACCCGGGAGGGCGTCGACAAGGCGCTGCTGACGATCAACGCGTTCGACCCGGGCTTCGGGATCACCCAGGACTTCACCGACCCGGAGGCCCCCTCCTCGAAGGAGAGCGTCATCCTGCAGCCCGACAAGAACGCCGTGGGCGGGATGAAGGTCGTCCGGCCGGCCGCCGCCTCCGCGGTGGCCGAGGGCTACACCCCGGGCGGCTGA
- a CDS encoding branched-chain amino acid ABC transporter permease — protein MYVLAGCAVLLLGLPFYLERFWLQAGLFTMAAAIGAIGINLLTGATGQLSMGHAFFLAVGAYGYCVFAADGSDGLTGLGLPTWLAAVLAVAVAGLAGGLFSPIAGRLRGAYLGIATLALIFIGQHVLFNAGDLTGGFNGRDVPPLSLFGLTFDDRETVVAAVPFGSAEKLWYVGLLLLLVGALFARGVLRGRPGRALNAIRDHRIAAGVIGVPVARYRAGVFVLSSMYAGLAGVLLALVFQRTVPDYFGITLSLDYLAMIVIGGLGSVAGAVVGAAFVSLLPQLLTHYSDALPLVSDPGTGGIAPGEAARYLYGAAVVAAVLFLPGGLVSVAARRRGRPNPGEER, from the coding sequence GTGTACGTCCTCGCCGGATGCGCCGTCCTGCTGCTGGGTCTGCCCTTCTACCTCGAACGCTTCTGGCTCCAGGCGGGCCTGTTCACGATGGCGGCGGCGATCGGCGCGATCGGTATCAACCTGCTGACCGGCGCGACCGGGCAGCTCTCCATGGGCCACGCGTTCTTCCTCGCGGTGGGCGCCTACGGCTACTGCGTGTTCGCCGCCGACGGGAGCGACGGACTGACCGGTCTGGGGCTGCCGACCTGGCTGGCCGCCGTGCTCGCGGTCGCGGTCGCCGGTCTCGCGGGAGGCCTCTTCAGCCCCATCGCCGGCCGGCTGCGCGGCGCCTATCTGGGCATCGCGACCCTCGCGCTGATCTTCATCGGTCAGCACGTGCTGTTCAACGCGGGTGATCTCACGGGCGGCTTCAACGGCCGCGACGTACCGCCGCTGAGCCTGTTCGGGCTGACCTTCGACGACCGCGAGACCGTCGTCGCCGCCGTACCCTTCGGCTCCGCCGAGAAGCTCTGGTACGTGGGACTCCTGCTGCTCCTCGTGGGCGCGCTGTTCGCCCGCGGGGTGCTGCGCGGCCGCCCGGGCCGGGCCCTGAACGCGATCCGTGACCACCGGATCGCGGCGGGGGTGATCGGAGTCCCGGTCGCCCGGTACCGCGCCGGGGTCTTCGTCCTGTCCTCGATGTACGCGGGGCTGGCCGGGGTGCTGCTCGCGCTGGTCTTCCAGCGCACGGTGCCCGACTACTTCGGGATCACGCTCTCGCTCGACTACCTCGCCATGATCGTCATCGGTGGTCTCGGCTCGGTCGCCGGGGCGGTGGTCGGGGCGGCCTTCGTCTCCCTGCTGCCCCAGCTGCTGACCCACTACAGCGACGCCCTGCCCCTGGTCTCGGACCCGGGCACCGGCGGAATCGCGCCGGGCGAGGCGGCCCGGTACCTGTACGGCGCCGCCGTCGTGGCGGCGGTGCTCTTCCTGCCCGGCGGTCTGGTCAGCGTGGCCGCCCGGCGTCGCGGCAGGCCCAACCCAGGGGAGGAAAGATGA
- a CDS encoding ABC transporter ATP-binding protein, with translation MERPEAVPTVPETGGLGESPAVPPLSVRELTVRFAGLTALDAVSLTVRPGTVHALIGPNGAGKSTCFNVLSGVYRPSSGSVRFGGHELTGLPPHRIAALGVARIFQNLALPPHVTVEDSLLLGRHRLTRAGFLAAGLRLPSAVREERRHRERVREIAAFVGLERQLSRPAGSLPYGQQKLAELARALCMEPRLLLLDEPVAGMTADERRRTAEVVAGVRDSLGISIVLVEHDMGVVMRLADTVTVLDFGRRIAEGAPADVQNDPAVVRAYLGERPDAEETDR, from the coding sequence GTGGAGAGACCCGAAGCCGTACCGACCGTCCCGGAGACCGGCGGACTTGGTGAGAGTCCGGCCGTCCCCCCGCTCAGCGTCCGGGAGTTGACGGTCCGGTTCGCCGGACTGACCGCGCTGGACGCGGTGAGTCTCACCGTGCGCCCCGGCACCGTGCACGCTCTCATCGGCCCCAACGGCGCCGGAAAGTCCACCTGTTTCAACGTCCTGTCCGGTGTCTACCGGCCGTCCTCGGGAAGCGTCCGCTTCGGCGGGCACGAACTGACCGGTCTGCCACCGCACCGCATCGCGGCCCTCGGTGTCGCCCGGATCTTCCAGAACCTCGCCCTGCCGCCCCACGTCACGGTCGAGGACAGCCTGCTCCTCGGCCGGCACCGGCTGACCCGTGCCGGATTCCTCGCCGCGGGGCTGCGGCTGCCGTCCGCCGTCCGCGAGGAGCGCCGGCACCGTGAACGCGTCCGGGAGATCGCCGCGTTCGTCGGTCTGGAGCGGCAACTGTCCCGCCCCGCGGGCTCGTTGCCGTACGGGCAGCAGAAACTCGCCGAACTCGCCCGCGCCCTGTGCATGGAGCCCCGGCTCCTGCTCCTGGACGAACCCGTCGCGGGCATGACCGCCGACGAACGGCGCCGTACCGCCGAGGTCGTCGCGGGCGTCCGCGACAGCCTCGGCATCTCGATCGTGCTGGTGGAACACGACATGGGGGTGGTGATGCGGCTCGCCGACACGGTGACCGTACTCGACTTCGGGCGCCGGATCGCCGAGGGCGCCCCCGCCGACGTACAGAACGACCCCGCGGTCGTCCGTGCCTACCTGGGCGAACGCCCCGACGCAGAGGAGACCGACCGATGA
- a CDS encoding PucR family transcriptional regulator, producing MGGRRPRTGHDWKLLAESCKALLERLPELVDQHLRQLAEHSPVYAQVLPHDQQWREAETAMRIGIETISAPRASPRRDLEHAERAGRRRAQQGLPLELLVHSYRSAGYLVWDALLEGPVGREPERLAVLMRAATMVWSAVDAQTVAASEAYRATERELRRRTDEQLQALLDALLEGQEAPGLAARAAAGLDLPEQGPYAVVVLRPERRDLREAVPRPVQGGGLRFIWRMRADCEIGVVALDADQDLGRVVRLLSRRCSGPGGVSPVVSGLGELGRARRLAELALRTCTPDTTEVVRLDQRMPTALVVSQPELAGRLVTGVFGALLELEPADRAVLLETLDVWLLCEGSAGRAAGRLYCHRNTVFNRLRRLEQLTSRSLARPRDLIEMTLALDAYRLSGGGVVG from the coding sequence ATGGGAGGGCGCAGACCGCGGACCGGTCATGACTGGAAGCTGCTTGCGGAGTCCTGCAAGGCTCTGCTGGAACGACTGCCCGAGCTCGTCGACCAGCACCTGCGACAGCTCGCCGAGCACTCGCCCGTCTACGCGCAGGTGCTGCCGCACGACCAGCAGTGGCGGGAGGCGGAGACCGCCATGCGCATCGGCATCGAGACGATCTCGGCGCCACGGGCCTCGCCGCGCCGCGATCTGGAGCACGCCGAGCGGGCGGGGCGCCGCCGGGCCCAGCAGGGGCTGCCGCTGGAACTGCTCGTGCACTCCTACCGCTCCGCGGGCTACCTCGTCTGGGACGCGCTCCTGGAGGGCCCGGTGGGCCGCGAGCCGGAGCGGCTGGCGGTGCTGATGCGTGCGGCGACGATGGTGTGGTCGGCGGTGGACGCGCAGACGGTCGCCGCCTCGGAGGCGTACCGGGCCACCGAGCGCGAGCTGCGCAGGCGTACCGACGAACAGCTGCAGGCGCTGCTGGACGCCCTGCTGGAGGGGCAGGAGGCCCCGGGACTCGCGGCGCGCGCCGCGGCCGGACTCGATCTGCCGGAACAGGGACCGTACGCCGTGGTGGTCCTGCGCCCGGAGCGCCGGGACCTGCGGGAGGCGGTCCCGCGGCCCGTGCAGGGCGGGGGGCTGCGCTTCATCTGGCGGATGCGGGCGGACTGCGAGATCGGCGTGGTGGCGCTGGACGCCGATCAGGACCTGGGCCGTGTGGTGCGGCTGCTCTCGCGTCGCTGCTCGGGGCCGGGCGGCGTGAGTCCGGTGGTGTCCGGCCTCGGAGAACTGGGTCGCGCGCGGCGGCTGGCCGAGCTGGCGTTGCGCACCTGTACGCCGGACACGACGGAGGTCGTACGTCTCGACCAGCGGATGCCGACGGCGCTGGTGGTGAGCCAGCCGGAGCTGGCCGGGCGGCTGGTGACGGGCGTGTTCGGGGCGCTCCTGGAACTGGAGCCGGCCGACCGGGCGGTGCTGCTGGAGACCCTCGACGTGTGGCTCCTGTGCGAGGGCTCCGCCGGGCGGGCCGCGGGGCGTCTGTACTGCCACCGCAACACGGTCTTCAACCGTCTGCGCCGCCTGGAACAGCTGACGTCCCGCTCCCTGGCCCGCCCGCGGGACCTGATCGAGATGACACTGGCGCTGGACGCGTACCGGTTGTCGGGGGGCGGGGTGGTGGGGTGA
- a CDS encoding HpcH/HpaI aldolase/citrate lyase family protein, whose amino-acid sequence MTTPVNRLRPRRSCLAVPGSNPRFLEKAQGLPADQVFLDLEDACAPLAKPDARHTIVKFLNEGDWTGKTRVVRVNDWTTHWTYRDVVTVVEGAGQNLDCIMLPKVQDAQQVVALDLLLTQIEKTMGFEVGKIGIEAQIENAKGLVNVDEIAAASPRVETIIFGPADFMASINMKSLVVGEQPPGYPADAYHYILMRILMAARTHDLQAIDGPYLQIRNQEGYREVAGRAAALGFDGKWVLHPDQVAAANEIFSPSQEDFDHAELILDAYEYYTSEAGGKKGSAMLGDEMIDEASRKMALVISGKGRAAGMQRTSKFEAPEA is encoded by the coding sequence ATGACAACGCCCGTCAACCGCCTTCGTCCGCGGCGGTCCTGCCTGGCCGTGCCCGGCTCGAACCCGCGCTTCCTGGAGAAGGCCCAGGGCCTCCCCGCGGACCAGGTCTTCCTCGACCTGGAGGACGCCTGCGCCCCGCTGGCCAAGCCCGACGCGCGGCACACGATCGTGAAGTTCCTCAACGAGGGCGACTGGACCGGCAAGACGCGGGTCGTACGGGTGAACGACTGGACGACGCACTGGACGTACCGCGACGTCGTCACGGTCGTCGAGGGCGCGGGCCAGAACCTCGACTGCATCATGCTGCCGAAGGTCCAGGACGCCCAGCAGGTCGTGGCCCTCGACCTGCTGCTGACCCAGATCGAGAAGACGATGGGCTTCGAGGTCGGGAAGATCGGCATCGAGGCGCAGATCGAGAACGCGAAGGGCCTGGTGAACGTCGACGAGATCGCCGCCGCCTCGCCGCGCGTGGAGACCATCATCTTCGGCCCCGCCGACTTCATGGCGTCGATCAACATGAAGTCGCTCGTCGTCGGCGAGCAGCCTCCCGGGTACCCGGCGGACGCGTACCACTACATCCTGATGCGCATCCTGATGGCCGCGCGGACACACGACCTCCAGGCGATCGACGGCCCCTATCTGCAGATCCGCAACCAGGAGGGGTACCGCGAGGTCGCCGGGCGCGCCGCCGCCCTCGGTTTCGACGGCAAGTGGGTGCTGCACCCCGACCAGGTGGCCGCGGCCAACGAGATCTTCTCGCCCTCCCAGGAGGACTTCGACCACGCCGAGCTGATCCTCGACGCATACGAGTACTACACGTCCGAGGCGGGCGGCAAGAAGGGCTCCGCGATGCTCGGTGACGAGATGATCGACGAGGCCAGCCGCAAGATGGCACTGGTGATCTCCGGCAAGGGCCGGGCGGCCGGCATGCAGCGCACCAGCAAGTTCGAAGCTCCGGAGGCCTGA
- the pssA gene encoding CDP-diacylglycerol--serine O-phosphatidyltransferase has product MPEADEADDEEEMPLSLRLSIADTLTLGNATCGFMAVYFTTTGILIPHLTGSQESGMARHSAATAVILMLCAAVFDLFDGLVARKLRSSPMGAELDNLSDLISFGLAPAYFVLVYGMVADDAHQRVAAVGAIVVLLAVVLRLARFSCVTVKDGTFQGMPSPFGALTVVSIVLLELPFVATLMAIIGTAWLMVSRVEYPKPRGRLAVAMLSWIVLSMGMLAAWAFDAPGGQLLLQTGCALQLVLGAVIPLFATARRVNNFRDNRREARAAQLP; this is encoded by the coding sequence GTGCCGGAGGCCGACGAGGCGGACGACGAGGAGGAGATGCCCCTCTCTCTCCGCCTCTCGATAGCGGACACCCTCACCCTCGGCAACGCCACGTGCGGCTTCATGGCGGTGTACTTCACCACCACCGGCATCCTGATCCCGCACCTCACCGGCAGCCAGGAGTCGGGCATGGCGCGGCACAGCGCCGCCACGGCCGTCATCCTGATGCTCTGCGCCGCGGTCTTCGACCTGTTCGACGGCCTGGTGGCGAGGAAACTGCGCTCCTCCCCCATGGGCGCGGAACTCGACAACCTGTCGGACCTGATCAGCTTCGGCCTCGCTCCGGCCTACTTCGTGCTGGTCTACGGCATGGTCGCGGACGACGCGCACCAGAGAGTGGCCGCGGTCGGCGCGATCGTGGTGCTGCTGGCGGTCGTACTGCGACTGGCGCGCTTCTCCTGCGTGACGGTCAAGGACGGCACGTTCCAGGGCATGCCGTCGCCGTTCGGCGCGCTGACGGTGGTCTCGATCGTGCTGCTGGAGCTCCCCTTCGTCGCCACGCTCATGGCGATCATCGGGACCGCGTGGCTCATGGTGAGCCGGGTCGAGTACCCGAAGCCGCGGGGCCGCCTCGCGGTGGCGATGCTCTCCTGGATCGTCCTGAGCATGGGCATGCTGGCGGCCTGGGCCTTCGACGCTCCGGGCGGACAGCTGCTCCTGCAGACCGGGTGCGCGCTGCAGCTGGTCCTCGGCGCGGTGATCCCCCTCTTCGCCACGGCCCGCAGGGTGAACAACTTCCGCGACAACCGTCGCGAGGCGCGGGCGGCACAGCTCCCGTAA